In Candidatus Angelobacter sp., the DNA window TTCGAGCCAAGACTGCGTATCAAATGCTGGGATTACTTAGTCGGCGCCACAGGCGGGCCCAAGCCTGAAGCCCGAGGCGAAAGCGTTCGAGACGATAAAACTCGTTGGGCGCGTGGATATCCTCATCGGCGGTGCTGAACGAGAAGAAGACAGTATCCACGCCGAGGACGTCGCGGAAAGTGGTAACGATGGGCACGGTGCCGCCCATGCCGACAATCTCAGGAGGTATGCCGAAGACCTCGGTGAGCGTCTCGGCGGCCGCGCGCACTGCGGGGTTGTCGGGCGAGACGCGATACGCCTCGGCACCTTCATTCCCTTCCTTAATTGTGAGGCTCACGCAGGGTGGACAGCGGCG includes these proteins:
- a CDS encoding M20/M25/M40 family metallo-hydrolase; translation: RRCPPCVSLTIKEGNEGAEAYRVSPDNPAVRAAAETLTEVFGIPPEIVGMGGTVPIVTTFRDVLGVDTVFFSFSTADEDIHAPNEFYRLERFRLGLQAWARLWRRLSNPSI